In the Theobroma cacao cultivar B97-61/B2 chromosome 1, Criollo_cocoa_genome_V2, whole genome shotgun sequence genome, one interval contains:
- the LOC18610951 gene encoding proline-rich receptor-like protein kinase PERK4: protein MASSPENSPSQDSPPAPPPSNSSRNNSSPPPPPSSSTRSPPPPSPPPNSNNSSPLPTSNSNRNPSPPTPPRSSGTKANSSSANNTSSSVSSSSDSSSNETDIKIITGVAVGAGLLLLLILLCVARCTQQKKKKRRRQQMQYYPSHEAKGGGDQYYNKTQNPPWLNSPQGAEHVVKVPPPPPGGGGGWGSPSPMQAPVYSGEASSNFSGPYRPPPLPPPSPSIALGFNKSTFSYEELAAATGGFSRANLLGQGGFGYVHKGVLPNGKEVAVKSLKSGSGQGEREFQAEVEIISRVHHRHLVSLVGYCIAGGQRMLVYEFVPNNTLEHHLHGKDLPVMDFSTRLRIALGSAKGLAYLHEDCHPRIIHRDIKAANILLDDNFEAMVADFGLAKLSSDNYTHVSTRVMGTFGYLAPEYASSGKLTEKSDVFSFGVMLLELITGKRPVDPTNAMEDSLVDWARPLLARALEDGNHDELADPRLELNYNHHEMQRMVACAAASIRHSAKKRPKMSQIVRALEGDSSLDDLNEGIKPGHSAVYSSGVSSEYSASSYNADMKKFRQLALSSQEFGGSEDGTSSSDHSREMQRHNI, encoded by the exons ATGGCATCATCCCCTGAGAATTCTCCATCACAAGATTCCCCACCTGCTCCACCACCATCAAATTCATCACGAAATAACTcatcaccaccaccaccaccatcatcatccACAAGATCACCACCGCCACCATCACCACCACCGAATAGTAATAATAGTTCTCCTCTTCCAACTTCTAACAGTAACCGCAACCCCTCACCCCCAACTCCTCCCAGAAGTAGTGGTACCAAGGCAAACAGTTCTTCTGCTAATAATACATCTTCTTCAGTTTCATCATCCTCGGATTCATCAAGTAATGAGACGGATATAAAGATTATTACAGGAGTAGCTGTGGGGGCAGGATTATTGCTTCTTCTCATTTTACTCTGTGTAGCAAGATGCACTcagcaaaagaagaagaagagaaggcGTCAGCAAATGCAGTACTACCCATCTCATGAAGCTAAAG GTGGTGGTgatcaatattataacaaaacACAGAATCCTCCCTGGCTCAATAGTCCCCAAGGGGCAGAGCATGTTGTCAAAgtacctcctccaccaccagGTGGTGGCGGCGGCTGGGGTTCACCATCCCCAATGCAAGCACCAGTTTATAGTGGTGAAGCAAGCTCCAACTTCTCAGGCCCATACCGTCCCCCTCCTTTGCCACCCCCCTCACCAAGTATTGCTCTTGGATTCAATAAGAGCACTTTCAGTTATGAGGAGCTGGCAGCTGCTACCGGTGGATTTTCTCGGGCTAATCTGCTTGGTCAAGGTGGGTTCGGATATGTGCACAAGGGTGTGTTACCGAATGGAAAGGAGGTTGCAGTCAAGAGTTTAAAAAGTGGCAGTGGACAAGGAGAAAGAGAATTCCAGGCTGAAGTTGAAATAATTAGCCGTGTACATCATCGCCATCTTGTGTCACTAGTTGGATATTGCATTGCTGGCGGGCAGCGGATGTTGGTGTATGAATTTGTTCCAAATAATACCCTGGAACATCATCTCCATG GAAAGGATCTTCCAGTCATGGATTTTTCCACCAGACTTCGTATTGCATTAGGTTCTGCTAAAGGTCTTGCTTATCTTCATGAAGATT GCCATCCTCGCATTATTCATCGTGATATCAAAGCAGCTAATATTCTTCTTGACGACAACTTCGAAGCCATG GTGGCAGATTTTGGATTGGCTAAGCTGTCTTCTGATAACTACACTCATGTCTCAACTCGTGTGATGGGAACATTCGG GTATTTGGCTCCGGAGTATGCCTCAAGCGGCAAGTTAACAGAGAAATCAGATGTTTTCTCATTTGGGGTCATGCTCTTGGAACTCATTACTGGAAAGCGACCTGTTGATCCTACTAATGCAATGGAAGACAGCTTAGTCGATTGG GCTCGACCACTTTTGGCTCGGGCACTGGAAGATGGCAACCATGATGAGCTGGCTGATCCACGCTTGGAGCTTAACTACAACCACCACGAAATGCAACGCATGGTAGCCTGTGCTGCTGCCAGCATCCGACATTCTGCCAAAAAGCGCCCGAAAATGAGCCAG ATAGTACGTGCCCTGGAAGGAGATTCTTCCCTGGATGACTTGAACGAGGGGATAAAGCCAGGCCATAGCGCCGTCTACAGCTCTGGTGTAAGCTCCGAATACAGTGCCAGTTCATACAACGCTGACATGAAGAAGTTCAGACAATTAGCACTGTCAAGCCAGGAATTCGGGGGCAGCGAAGACGGAACTTCCAGCAGTGATCACTCGAGAGAGATGCAAAGGCACAATATTTAA
- the LOC18610952 gene encoding putative F-box protein At1g32420 isoform X3, producing MADSDSDSWVMADSDSWVMADSDSWVMADLESDDQEKMEVDFCLIKIEDDSESGAEESSDELPILSFKSTPESPEAYARSPMLTNMKKEVRIEDVLRDHVLHFLPAKTLCKFRTVSRGWDQWISSPFFAHIQTTYFKNISGLFFQLPGEDPSFISFNQDAYGMPDPSLKFLPEPVNIRTSCNGLLCCQSVGDNVYYICNPVTKQWKMLPRPNMYHGAEAAMVLVFEPHPLNFNETYELVCAVTFPDHPVVYFEIYSSRSSSWRVSDTICCELDCLDLLSGGYYMKGVVYWKASSGVILAFNLRNEQYGILPLPLSSREYGALTVMHGELCYILPCLIFDKYNIYIYGNMDMRLKTVLQFTCDDVGSTYGVCRALPGANDDILMLVLGTRVIAYHVREQKLEVICTMTADSCTGYLPYVNSLVSVRDPMVGVSA from the exons ATGGCTGATTCGGATAGTGATTCTTGGGTTATGGCAGATAGTGATTCTTGGGTCATGGCAGATAGTGATTCTTGGGTCATGGCAGATTTGGAGAGTGACGATCAGGAAAAGATGGAAGTTGacttttgtttaattaaaattgaagatGATTCAGAATCGGGTGCTGAGGAAAGTTCAGACGAG CTTCCGATATTGTCATTCAAGTCCACACCTGAGAGTCCAGAGGCCTATGCCAGATCCCCCATGCTTACAAACATGAAGAAGGAAGTGCGCATAGAAGATGTTTTGAGGGACCatgttcttcattttcttcctgCAAAAACACTCTGTAAGTTCAGAACTGTTTCCAGAGGATGGGATCAGTGGATAAGCAGTCCATTTTTTGCCCACATACAAACTACTTACTTCAAAAACATTTCTGGTCTCTTTTTTCAACTCCCTGGTGAAGATCCTTCCTTCATCTCATTTAATCAAGATGCATATGGCATGCCTGATCCCTCTCTGAAGTTCTTGCCTGAGCCTGTCAATATCAGAACCTCTTGCAATGGTCTGCTTTGTTGCCAAAGTGTCGGGGACAATGTCTACTACATTTGCAACCCTGTGACCAAGCAATGGAAAATGCTTCCCAGGCCAAACATGTACCATGGAGCTGAGGCAGCCATGGTACTTGTTTTTGAACCACATCCGTTGAACTTTAATGAAACTTATGAGCTTGTCTGTGCTGTCACTTTTCCTGATCATCCGGTTGTCTATTTTGAGATTTACTCATCAAGGTCAAGCTCCTGGAGAGTCTCTGACACCATATGCTGTGAGCTTGATTGTTTGGATCTGCTTAGTGGTGGGTACTACATGAAGGGAGTTGTCTATTGGAAAGCCTCTTCTGGTGTCATCCTGGCTTTTAATTTGAGGAATGAGCAATATGGGATTCTACCACTTCCTCTCAGCAGTAGAGAATATGGTGCTTTAACTGTGATGCATGGGGAGTTGTGTTACATTCTGCCTTGTCTTATATTTGATAAGTACAATATATACATTTATGGGAATATGGATATGAGGCTCAAGACTGTACTACAATTTACTTGTGATGATGTGGGGAGCACATATGGTGTCTGCAGGGCTTTGCCTGGTGCTAATGATGACATTCTGATGCTTGTACTTGGGACAAGGGTGATTGCTTATCATGTGAGAGAACAGAAGTTGGAAGTGATATGCACAATGACAGCTGATTCATGTACTGGGTATCTTCCGTATGTGAACAGCCTCGTATCAGTGAGGGATCCGATGGTTGGAGTATCGGCTTAA
- the LOC18610952 gene encoding putative F-box protein At1g32420 isoform X1, whose amino-acid sequence MITSLILALLTCHRSIMADSDSDSWVMADSDSWVMADSDSWVMADLESDDQEKMEVDFCLIKIEDDSESGAEESSDELPILSFKSTPESPEAYARSPMLTNMKKEVRIEDVLRDHVLHFLPAKTLCKFRTVSRGWDQWISSPFFAHIQTTYFKNISGLFFQLPGEDPSFISFNQDAYGMPDPSLKFLPEPVNIRTSCNGLLCCQSVGDNVYYICNPVTKQWKMLPRPNMYHGAEAAMVLVFEPHPLNFNETYELVCAVTFPDHPVVYFEIYSSRSSSWRVSDTICCELDCLDLLSGGYYMKGVVYWKASSGVILAFNLRNEQYGILPLPLSSREYGALTVMHGELCYILPCLIFDKYNIYIYGNMDMRLKTVLQFTCDDVGSTYGVCRALPGANDDILMLVLGTRVIAYHVREQKLEVICTMTADSCTGYLPYVNSLVSVRDPMVGVSA is encoded by the exons ATGATAACAAGCTTAATTTTGGCGTTGTTGACTTGTCATAGATC GATCATGGCTGATTCGGATAGTGATTCTTGGGTTATGGCAGATAGTGATTCTTGGGTCATGGCAGATAGTGATTCTTGGGTCATGGCAGATTTGGAGAGTGACGATCAGGAAAAGATGGAAGTTGacttttgtttaattaaaattgaagatGATTCAGAATCGGGTGCTGAGGAAAGTTCAGACGAG CTTCCGATATTGTCATTCAAGTCCACACCTGAGAGTCCAGAGGCCTATGCCAGATCCCCCATGCTTACAAACATGAAGAAGGAAGTGCGCATAGAAGATGTTTTGAGGGACCatgttcttcattttcttcctgCAAAAACACTCTGTAAGTTCAGAACTGTTTCCAGAGGATGGGATCAGTGGATAAGCAGTCCATTTTTTGCCCACATACAAACTACTTACTTCAAAAACATTTCTGGTCTCTTTTTTCAACTCCCTGGTGAAGATCCTTCCTTCATCTCATTTAATCAAGATGCATATGGCATGCCTGATCCCTCTCTGAAGTTCTTGCCTGAGCCTGTCAATATCAGAACCTCTTGCAATGGTCTGCTTTGTTGCCAAAGTGTCGGGGACAATGTCTACTACATTTGCAACCCTGTGACCAAGCAATGGAAAATGCTTCCCAGGCCAAACATGTACCATGGAGCTGAGGCAGCCATGGTACTTGTTTTTGAACCACATCCGTTGAACTTTAATGAAACTTATGAGCTTGTCTGTGCTGTCACTTTTCCTGATCATCCGGTTGTCTATTTTGAGATTTACTCATCAAGGTCAAGCTCCTGGAGAGTCTCTGACACCATATGCTGTGAGCTTGATTGTTTGGATCTGCTTAGTGGTGGGTACTACATGAAGGGAGTTGTCTATTGGAAAGCCTCTTCTGGTGTCATCCTGGCTTTTAATTTGAGGAATGAGCAATATGGGATTCTACCACTTCCTCTCAGCAGTAGAGAATATGGTGCTTTAACTGTGATGCATGGGGAGTTGTGTTACATTCTGCCTTGTCTTATATTTGATAAGTACAATATATACATTTATGGGAATATGGATATGAGGCTCAAGACTGTACTACAATTTACTTGTGATGATGTGGGGAGCACATATGGTGTCTGCAGGGCTTTGCCTGGTGCTAATGATGACATTCTGATGCTTGTACTTGGGACAAGGGTGATTGCTTATCATGTGAGAGAACAGAAGTTGGAAGTGATATGCACAATGACAGCTGATTCATGTACTGGGTATCTTCCGTATGTGAACAGCCTCGTATCAGTGAGGGATCCGATGGTTGGAGTATCGGCTTAA
- the LOC18610952 gene encoding putative F-box protein At1g32420 isoform X2: MWLGLNCSDKPLIMADSDSDSWVMADSDSWVMADSDSWVMADLESDDQEKMEVDFCLIKIEDDSESGAEESSDELPILSFKSTPESPEAYARSPMLTNMKKEVRIEDVLRDHVLHFLPAKTLCKFRTVSRGWDQWISSPFFAHIQTTYFKNISGLFFQLPGEDPSFISFNQDAYGMPDPSLKFLPEPVNIRTSCNGLLCCQSVGDNVYYICNPVTKQWKMLPRPNMYHGAEAAMVLVFEPHPLNFNETYELVCAVTFPDHPVVYFEIYSSRSSSWRVSDTICCELDCLDLLSGGYYMKGVVYWKASSGVILAFNLRNEQYGILPLPLSSREYGALTVMHGELCYILPCLIFDKYNIYIYGNMDMRLKTVLQFTCDDVGSTYGVCRALPGANDDILMLVLGTRVIAYHVREQKLEVICTMTADSCTGYLPYVNSLVSVRDPMVGVSA, from the exons ATGTGGCTTGGGTTGAATTGTTCTGATAAACCTCT GATCATGGCTGATTCGGATAGTGATTCTTGGGTTATGGCAGATAGTGATTCTTGGGTCATGGCAGATAGTGATTCTTGGGTCATGGCAGATTTGGAGAGTGACGATCAGGAAAAGATGGAAGTTGacttttgtttaattaaaattgaagatGATTCAGAATCGGGTGCTGAGGAAAGTTCAGACGAG CTTCCGATATTGTCATTCAAGTCCACACCTGAGAGTCCAGAGGCCTATGCCAGATCCCCCATGCTTACAAACATGAAGAAGGAAGTGCGCATAGAAGATGTTTTGAGGGACCatgttcttcattttcttcctgCAAAAACACTCTGTAAGTTCAGAACTGTTTCCAGAGGATGGGATCAGTGGATAAGCAGTCCATTTTTTGCCCACATACAAACTACTTACTTCAAAAACATTTCTGGTCTCTTTTTTCAACTCCCTGGTGAAGATCCTTCCTTCATCTCATTTAATCAAGATGCATATGGCATGCCTGATCCCTCTCTGAAGTTCTTGCCTGAGCCTGTCAATATCAGAACCTCTTGCAATGGTCTGCTTTGTTGCCAAAGTGTCGGGGACAATGTCTACTACATTTGCAACCCTGTGACCAAGCAATGGAAAATGCTTCCCAGGCCAAACATGTACCATGGAGCTGAGGCAGCCATGGTACTTGTTTTTGAACCACATCCGTTGAACTTTAATGAAACTTATGAGCTTGTCTGTGCTGTCACTTTTCCTGATCATCCGGTTGTCTATTTTGAGATTTACTCATCAAGGTCAAGCTCCTGGAGAGTCTCTGACACCATATGCTGTGAGCTTGATTGTTTGGATCTGCTTAGTGGTGGGTACTACATGAAGGGAGTTGTCTATTGGAAAGCCTCTTCTGGTGTCATCCTGGCTTTTAATTTGAGGAATGAGCAATATGGGATTCTACCACTTCCTCTCAGCAGTAGAGAATATGGTGCTTTAACTGTGATGCATGGGGAGTTGTGTTACATTCTGCCTTGTCTTATATTTGATAAGTACAATATATACATTTATGGGAATATGGATATGAGGCTCAAGACTGTACTACAATTTACTTGTGATGATGTGGGGAGCACATATGGTGTCTGCAGGGCTTTGCCTGGTGCTAATGATGACATTCTGATGCTTGTACTTGGGACAAGGGTGATTGCTTATCATGTGAGAGAACAGAAGTTGGAAGTGATATGCACAATGACAGCTGATTCATGTACTGGGTATCTTCCGTATGTGAACAGCCTCGTATCAGTGAGGGATCCGATGGTTGGAGTATCGGCTTAA
- the LOC18610953 gene encoding F-box protein At5g49610 — MDKGKMRPNFYGNNNCKMYLDLKDIIRENALRYLPAKSLFRCTGVCREWELQISTPFFAHNQSNSFHSTSGFFYQTQAGVPSFMSLDPMAYGVPDPSLTFLPEPVDIRASCNGLLCCQGRTGYRAYYICNPVTKRWKELPKPGADHGPDPAVVLLFEPSLLNFIANYKLVCAFPSELGGYEFDIYSSEKGSWRNPGEICFGDWKLLPKSGVHVNGTVYWLSSQGVIAFDLTSERSQLLSSAPGALGMMSGKLCAAYVRGQRLVVSLLSNTHSNTMRLHSDARTWVEIQSDINLDPTVAAESYSYTPYHFSGRYGHGSGGVVFIGDDMVLLRNGNKFYSYDMKKKASNSLGEVNIDSDAGIVVYVNSLVEL; from the coding sequence ATGGATAAAGGAAAGATGCGGCCTAATTTCTATGGGAACAATAACTGCAAGATGTACTTGGATTTAAAAGATATAATAAGGGAGAATGCCCTTCGTTACCTTCCTGCTAAATCACTTTTTCGGTGCACTGGAGTTTGTCGGGAATGGGAGCTTCAAATATCAACACCTTTCTTTGCTCACAATCAATCAAATTCTTTCCACTCTACTTCTGGTTTCTTTTATCAAACACAAGCAGGCGTGCCATCATTCATGTCTCTTGACCCCATGGCTTATGGTGTTCCAGATCCATCTTTAACGTTTCTGCCTGAACCTGTTGATATTCGGGCCTCCTGCAATGGGCTACTGTGTTGCCAGGGACGTACTGGGTACCGGGCTTACTACATCTGCAATCCTGTTACCAAGCGATGGAAAGAACTTCCAAAACCAGGTGCTGATCATGGGCCTGACCCTGCTGTAGTGCTCCTATTTGAACCATCATTGCTGAACTTCATTGCTAACTATAAGCTGGTTTGTGCCTTTCCATCTGAACTTGGTGGATATGAGTTTGACATCTATTCCTCTGAAAAAGGATCATGGAGAAATCCTGGTGAGATTTGCTTTGGTGATTGGAAGCTCCTGCCGAAGTCGGGTGTTCATGTGAATGGCACTGTTTATTGGCTGTCAAGTCAAGGAGTTATTGCATTTGATCTCACATCAGAGCGGTCTCAGCTCCTCTCTTCTGCACCTGGGGCCTTAGGCATGATGAGTGGAAAGCTTTGTGCAGCTTATGTACGTGGTCAGAGATTAGTTGTGAGTTTGCTGTCTAATACTCACTCGAATACCATGCGATTGCACAGCGATGCCAGGACCTGGGTAGAAATCCAATCTGACATCAATCTAGATCCCACAGTGGCTGCAGAATCATATAGTTATACTCCCTATCATTTTTCTGGTAGATATGGTCATGGTTCTGGAGGTGTGGTGTTTATAGGTGATGACATGGTGTTGCTTCGAAATGGGaacaaattttattcttatgacATGAAGAAAAAGGCCTCTAATTCTTTGGGTGAAGTTAACATTGATAGCGATGCAGGGATTGTTGTTTATGTGAATAGCCTTGTTGAGCTCTAG